A stretch of Primulina tabacum isolate GXHZ01 chromosome 13, ASM2559414v2, whole genome shotgun sequence DNA encodes these proteins:
- the LOC142523364 gene encoding uncharacterized protein LOC142523364: MSIGHVLALLNEKLTGENFLKWKSNINIALVCENLKFVLTDECPPEPPLNASRSVREIYDRWIAANNKAKGYMLAGMNDVLRLKHEHVENAYEIMDSLQAMFGQQSSQSKHEAIKNAMNAKMKKGQSVGAHVLNMVNYFTEAETHGATIDDGTQVSMILESLPPTFLQFKSNYVMNKLDYNMTQLLNELQTFEAISIGKVQEGEANVVKDKSPSSKASLKRKNKGKGKGAPKKQKNWNGSNGKKKGETAKPKGKCFHCGIDGHWKRNCPKYLADLKEKKKAT; the protein is encoded by the exons ATGTCTATTGGTCATGTTCTTGCTTTACTTAATGAAAAGTTGACTGGAGAAAACTTTTTGAAATGGAAGAGTAACATTAACATTGCCCTCGTATGTGAAAACCTCAAATTTGTCTTGACGGATGAGTGTCCTCCCGAGCCCCCTTTGAATGCTTCTCGTAGTGTACGAGAAATATATGATCGATGGATTGCGGCAAACAATAAAGCCAAGGGCTACATGTTGGCCGGAATGAACGATGTGCTTAGACTTAAGCACGAGCATGTAGAGAATGCTTATGAGATAATGGATTCTCTTCAAGCTATGTTTGGTCAACAATCTAGTCAATCTAAGCATGAGGCCATTAAGAATGCCATGAATGCTAAGATGAAGAAAGGCCAATCAGTTGGAGCACATGTTTTGAACATGGTTAACTACTTCACAGAAGCTGAGACTCATGGTGCGACCATAGATGATGGCACACAAGTGAGCATGATTTTGGAATCATTGCCACCGACTTTCCTGCAATTCAAGAGCAACTATGTCATGAACAAGCTTGATTATAACATGACACAATTGCTCAACGAGCTGCAAACCTTTGAGGCCATTTCCATTGGAAAAGTCCAAGAAGGTGAGGCAAATGTTGTTAAGGATAAGTCACCTTCCTCCAAAGCtagtttgaaaagaaaaaataaggGGAAAGGAAAAGGAGCTCCTAAAAAGCAAAAGAATTGGAATGGTTCCAATGGCAAAAAGAAGGGTGAAACTGCAAAACCCAAAGGAAAATGTTTTCACTGTGGGATCGATGGTCATTGGAAAAGAAACTGTCCCAAGTATCTCGCTGACCTAAAAGAGAAGAAGAAAG CTACTTAG